A portion of the Homalodisca vitripennis isolate AUS2020 unplaced genomic scaffold, UT_GWSS_2.1 ScUCBcl_3183;HRSCAF=8539, whole genome shotgun sequence genome contains these proteins:
- the LOC124372425 gene encoding uncharacterized protein LOC124372425 produces MRFSILKRHGKKLKQYYKSKQFKTLISPKEQQEIEVAVKNLNDQLQSKISMMNTLAEMEESTGQLTQELSKTQLDSGKTSQSECKAEMDPAKVVLLKKMSDVLQSLIRNEIKDTNSSKESASEHLENKELKSSKEKSATSKSTHSKNKNTSSKDITTPKKSSAQLALEERLSSLAEQMKLLTEGKVPLTNNTVKSGVKRMEDRRRFEEEGPMGFGRCKRGAPQNSVFRGGKGGFFSHRNSHQRGYGGTIRAAMPHGGWGALQSFSNSFEKNCNGFNNTTGRNQPFRSKGGFSGGRDFGGRGRISQNNFDAKQYAKKCMAENKMPELNFNGVDLKNISGYAAKISSCGTSKTELSTSTKS; encoded by the exons ATGCGCTTTTCTATCCTGAAGCGACACggaaaaaaactcaaacaatattataaatcaaaGCAGTTTAAAACATTGATATCTCCAAAAGAACAACAAGAAATAGAGGTAGCCGTGAAAAATTTAAACGATCAACTGCAATCAAAAATAAGtatgatgaatacattagctgAAATGGAGGAGAGCACTGGTCAGCTAACACAGGAGTTATCAAAGACACAGTTGGACAGTGGCAAGACAAGCCAGAGTGAGTGTAAGGCTGAAATGGATCCTGCCAAAGtagtgttgttaaaaaaaatgtcagATGTGTTGCAATCACTAATAAGAAATGAAATAAAGGATACAAATTCTAGCAAg GAATCTGCAAGTgaacatttagaaaataaagaactaaaatCCTCAAAAGAAAAGAGTGCTACTTCTAAATCTACCCACTCTAAGAATAAAAACACGTCATCTAAAGATATTACCACACCAAAAAAAAGCTCAGCACAGCTTGCACTTGAAGAAAGGCTTTCAAGTTTAGCCGAGCAAATGAAACTACTAACTGAAGGTAAAGTACCTTTAACAAATAACACTGTAAAATCTGGAGTAAAAAGAATGGAAGACAGAAGACGTTTTGAAGAAGAGGGACCAATGGGCTTTGGAAGATGTAAAAGAGGAGCACCACAGAATTCTGTATTTCGTGGTGGCAAAGGAGGTTTCTTTTCTCACAGGAATTCTCACCAAAGAGGATATGGAGGAACAATCAGAGCTGCAATGCCACATGGTGGTTGGGGTGCTCTCCAGTCATTTAGTAACAGTTTCGAAAAAAATTGCAATGGTTTTAATAATACAACAGGTCGAAACCAACCTTTTCGGAGTAAAGGCGGATTTAGTGGTGGAAGAGATTTTGGAGGACGAGGACGCATCTCACAAAATAACTTTGATGCAAAACAGTATGCCAAAAAATGTATGGCTGAAAATAAAATGCCTGAACTTAATTTCAATGgtgtagatttaaaaaatataagtggTTACGCAGCTAAAATTTCAAGCTGCGGGACGTCGAAGACAGAGTTGAGTACTAGTACAAAAAGTTGA